CGTAGCATGAAATAATAACATTCATCAATAATTCAAAAGACATCCTTCAAAACATAATGTACTTCCTTTATGAGAATCAACATACTTCAAAAATATATGGCAAGAAGAAGCCTACTTGAATGCAAAATCATCTATATGTAACACAGCTATATTGGGATGTGCTCATGATACATATGTCTCGGTTTGTCCACCTCATTTCTAGAAGCTTCAAATAGACATTCTAGCTTTTCAAGAGATTGAGGATACTATTAAAGAAACTCTATAGCTATCATGTTATCTACGTTCCTAATATGTCACCAGAATCCTAACCAGGGTGCCTAAATTTAAATAtacagaaagaaaaatgagcatTATGCCACTACCAGTAAACACACAATGACTTGGTGAGCATCCAACTTACCCAAGACCTGCTCAGCAGTAAGCCTTTGAGAAGGATCCATACAAAGCATTCCCTGGATGAGATTCTTAACAGATTCTGATATGCGATTCCAAGGATCAGAAGGGAACCTCAGATCAGCAGCCCGAACAGCATCAAATATGCGCGACTTTGTCTTTCCCCAAAACGGCGGCATCGCACTAAGAAGAATGTAAAGAATAACGCCTGAACTCCAAACATCGACAGCCTGGTTATAGCCCCCGGCGAGTACCTCCGGAGCTATATAAAATGGACTCCCAACCAGCCCATGCAAACTCTGCCCTGCTTAAAGGACCCAAATGCTTAAAATATtgaataactcaaaattttcttgaggAAAGACTAGTTAatacaaaacaagaaacaataatctgcaaagaaaaccaaagaaatatgaaaatacCAGGCTTGATGTAGGTTGCAAGACCAAAATCCGCCAATTTAATCGGAGAAGATGTGGCTTTTGTGGCCAAGAGGATATTCTCGGGCTTCAGATCTCTATGAACAACCCCATTCTCATGACAATACAAAATCACTTGCATCAGATGCCTGAAACGAACCCGGGCCTCAGACTCAGAGAATCGCCCATGCTTTTCTAACTGGTGAAAGAGCTCCCCTCCAGCACAAAGTTCCATCACCAAATGAACATAGTTTTCCTCCTCGTACACAGCCTTGAGATCTACAACATTCGGGTGCCCAGATAACTTGGTCATTATTTCAATCTCAAGCTTCACACTCCTCACATCTTCTGGTGTAACCAATCTATCTTTAGCAATCGATTTGCACGCTAAAACCTCCCCGGTCAACTTATCAGAGCACACTCTGATAACACCAAACTGACCCCAACCCAACTGCTCTCCAAGAATGTACTGATCTTTTAAATTTGACGTTTGATTTGCATCCAAAATGGTTTCAGTCAAGCTCTCGACTTTATAACAATTGCACGGCTGTGTGAGTGGTTCGCTGCTGCTGTTGCTCTTGGCAACAGCCATAGCAATTTCCTGCCCCAAAGACAATCAAAAGATACCAATCAGCATCTGAGCTTATGCTTCCCGGTTTCGTCTACTTATTCACATTACACTCCTCCAGAAATCTCACCAAAATTTCAAGTCAAAAGattgattttcatttctttccccTTTGCTTAAAAATCCATTCAACAGGACCACATTTCAGGTCAAAATCTTAAAGAGCTTCTCTAGAAAGTTGTTGAGGTTGATGACGAGGCGAGGCTTACCTTGAAGAATACGAAACCACcctaaaaaacaacaaaagcttGAACTCTTTCCTCTCAATCCCTACTGGATCAGGATCACCCGGATCTGCAAAGCAGGAAAAAATGCGACGAAACTCGGATCAAATTATCTACTCTTTTTAgattaaattacaaaagaaaaaaataataataatggagaaAACCCAATTACAAAATTACTGGTCGGATcattaaattcattaaaaaaaaaaaaaaaaggaacttgtCAAGCTCCAAATCCAGCTCAGAATAGAATGCAACAATTCccaacataaattttcttttcttttttatctttaagTAAATCGCAAATTTTCCAAATTTGTACCATACCAACAAGGAACGAAAAAAGTATAGTTTTCCACTTCTGGTCAACAGTACAGTACCCACAATTGTCCAATTTAAACCTTTTAATCCCACAAACGCCCGAAAAGAACCTAAATCACCTCCAAACGACAAAAGCACCCATAACCATCAgctaaaaaaccctaaaccaacAAGAACAACGAAAATCAACACAAACCCATTACAATTCACCTGAAAAGCAACCAACCCAGATCCAACTTTTCCCATTCAACAATCCAGgcaagtaaaaaacaaaacccgCATTCTAAACAAACTGCCAGACAAACACATACacatacagagagagagagagagagagagagagagagagagagagagagggaccttgtcagagagagagagagagagagagagagaaagagaggtggaGGACCACGAAAGAAGAAGCCCGTTGGAGCAGTGGTTAGCCGCTGCCTCCTCAAGACAGACCCTCCTGTGGGTGGGGCTCTCCTTTGCGAGCtctttgttcttgttgtttggCCTCTGTTTTTTTGAAATGGGAAAAAGCCTTTTCTCGGACTTGAAGACCGACTCTAATTTTGTTTAATCACATATCCCCCCACACTCACTCGCTGTATTCTCTTTTTGGAAACTgagaattttgcatttttcttttcttttccgaACCtccttttcatttattattttctttttttggccaACCCGAACCTTCTGCTGATTGAATTAGCAAAGTCAATAATTAGCCCAccgaaaaaccaaaaaaataattaaccatactttctcatataaaaaaaatattttctcatataGTTTGTTTGATTAATGTGGTTAATTAAAATGGTCcaagtttacaaaaaaaaaaaaaaaaaaacacgttgttttgttcctatatatatgtgaaaagaATATGGTCGTGACCAACTTATGTAGATGTGGAATAAGTCATGCTAGAAAACTTCCAAATTCCAATTCTAATTTGGTTGTATGTGTAATTCAAATTTTGactcgtgttttttttttttcaacaaatttgtGGGCTATTTATTCCTTTCGTCTTATTTATAgtaaaaacagaattaaaaatccGAAAAAAGAAAACGCGCCCACTAATTTTTCTAAAAGGTTtgtaattgtatttgaaaaataaatttttttaattaaaaatactatttttgactaaaattttatttttaaacttttgtcaaaagtgcgtttttggttatttttaaaatgaaaaagttaaaaaaatatttttttaaatttttaacatttttaaattttttaacgcaatctcaaacaaactaTTAGAATTCAAGTTATTAGATATAATACATAACAAATATAATACAACAGAAGAGTAAAGAACAAACCTCgaatcaaaacattaaaaaaccaaacagAACCCAATTTCGTTATGGTGGCATGTGTGGGCGTCACCGGTGGGGGTTGGTGGTGGGGGCGAAGGTGTGGagtggaggagagagagcatTGTGGCAGGGCAGAGAGTTTACCATGCCAGCTCATCAAATTCCGGATGCCTTACGGAAAGGTTGGTGCAGCCTCGGTAGCATTACTCTAGCTGTCCGTTGGCGAATAGATAGCGTAATCCTTAAGCTTTGGATTAAATTGTATTAAACTACGCTAAATGCtccaaaatatttatttctttgaaaaataaaataaaatctaataagTCTGACAGAAGCGACAAAGTATAGTAATGAAGCATTTAACCCTAATCAACCATCAACCAATATGATTAAAGTATCGTTCTTGTAAGGACGTCATCAACCATCGTGAGCAGTGAGCACCATATTTCTAGAGTTTAGGGTTgaccaaagaaaataatactaatatttctctcactctctctttttttttttttttttttttaagtcgtCCGTTGAGAATATATTATTAGAATGAATTAACAGTCAAATGAATTCTTTAATATTTATGAACTCCAAAAGCTATTACAGGACAATAAATCAGAATTACATTCAATTTTGCAATTTTACTGAGTTCAAGAG
This window of the Corylus avellana chromosome ca5, CavTom2PMs-1.0 genome carries:
- the LOC132181320 gene encoding calcium-dependent protein kinase 26 isoform X1, whose protein sequence is MAVAKSNSSSEPLTQPCNCYKVESLTETILDANQTSNLKDQYILGEQLGWGQFGVIRVCSDKLTGEVLACKSIAKDRLVTPEDVRSVKLEIEIMTKLSGHPNVVDLKAVYEEENYVHLVMELCAGGELFHQLEKHGRFSESEARVRFRHLMQVILYCHENGVVHRDLKPENILLATKATSSPIKLADFGLATYIKPAGQSLHGLVGSPFYIAPEVLAGGYNQAVDVWSSGVILYILLSAMPPFWGKTKSRIFDAVRAADLRFPSDPWNRISESVKNLIQGMLCMDPSQRLTAEQVLDHPWMKDNGPKEPSGCENHGCGEWGIAGGSFSTPFMSRNQDISFGTGSPITCDVESPTFTCRSSFSSFLAEPETPCTASGGFSFRSSDDSNAMEFSSPVPTISSFAFFSPGSAIEQGSCALEFSTSIPRVDAIQGEASLGKLLMLPDSTLCFAHEGKEMERKEAEVKRSGGTFGSRMFCIHSKRNHTIGLGEREQLDLMVTESVIRWSSCTHLPTSLRSSLVC
- the LOC132181320 gene encoding calcium-dependent protein kinase 26 isoform X2, whose protein sequence is MAVAKSNSSSEPLTQPCNCYKVESLTETILDANQTSNLKDQYILGEQLGWGQFGVIRVCSDKLTGEVLACKSIAKDRLVTPEDVRSVKLEIEIMTKLSGHPNVVDLKAVYEEENYVHLVMELCAGGELFHQLEKHGRFSESEARVRFRHLMQVILYCHENGVVHRDLKPENILLATKATSSPIKLADFGLATYIKPGQSLHGLVGSPFYIAPEVLAGGYNQAVDVWSSGVILYILLSAMPPFWGKTKSRIFDAVRAADLRFPSDPWNRISESVKNLIQGMLCMDPSQRLTAEQVLDHPWMKDNGPKEPSGCENHGCGEWGIAGGSFSTPFMSRNQDISFGTGSPITCDVESPTFTCRSSFSSFLAEPETPCTASGGFSFRSSDDSNAMEFSSPVPTISSFAFFSPGSAIEQGSCALEFSTSIPRVDAIQGEASLGKLLMLPDSTLCFAHEGKEMERKEAEVKRSGGTFGSRMFCIHSKRNHTIGLGEREQLDLMVTESVIRWSSCTHLPTSLRSSLVC